A segment of the Ipomoea triloba cultivar NCNSP0323 chromosome 1, ASM357664v1 genome:
ttGATTAGAGATTTAGAGGCCATGAAAGTCCATTGTCTATTTGTcatatatcaaaaaaaaaaaaaaaaaaaaaaaaaaaaaaaaaaaaaaactcttaccGCTGGGCGCGGGTCGGGCGAGCACGAAACGAACGGCTGTAAACATAACTCCCGCCAGCCGTCAGCTCACTATGCCCAACTAACTCTCAGCCCAACGTTTTAGCTGCTATTCGCTCCTCCACGTGTCTTTTCAACAGCCATAACCTACTCGGGTGTGTACATTGTGTCACAAACAACGAATATACACTGCTGCGATCCTCTCCACACCTCGCTTACTCACAGATCTTCACGCTctcaaattcaattcaaatttctACATACTTTTCATTTCAGTTCTTATCTCTAGATTTCTGGTAGCAATATCTGAATCGTTGATTCCGCAACAATGGACGCAGCTTCGCAGCTCGTCTTCTGCGGAATCGATCCTATGCGTTGCACCTCTCTGCCGTCTCGTACTGTTTCCGTTCCCTTTTTGAAGGCTGCCAGCAACCGCCGGTCGTTTCCGAGGATTCGGAGACGGAACGCCGTCGTGCGTGCCATTGCAACTGAGCCTAAGCCGTCTGACACCAAGCCTTCTCCGTCCAACACGTCGTCGTCTCGGCCGGTCAACGGATTCCCCAAGCCAGTAAATGGAGTCTCTACAGTAAGTTTCTAGTACCTTTCAGTCATTTTTttgtacggagtatttattttgCTTTACTTGATAACTGGTATAATGTAAATTTTCCTGAATTTCTGCATTAACAGATGTGGATAAAAATTGGGGTTCCCTGGAAAATCTAGTTAAAATGAACTGTATACTCCATGATTTCCTTTTCTGGTTTAAATTATGTGTAGTATTTCTGAATTTCTTCATGTTCTTATGTTTTGTAGCAATTGTATGTGATGGAGGTGCTTGTTCGTCTAGCAATCATGTACTTTTACTCTAGAATTAGTGATGCGGCTCTAGTGAAGTCTATAGCAAGTGCTCAAAACAAACGCACACacatctatatattatataccgAGTGTTTGTTTTATATTACCTGCATTAGTATGTATTTTCCGTATTCATGTACCTAGGTTCTAAATATTCATATGTTCAGAGCAGTAATGTGCCTGTTTATGTCTTAGTTTATTGCTTATGGTATGAGGTTGGGGATGACAGAGAATGCAGGATGTATCACAAGAGATCAAGAGAGTAAGGGCACAAATGGAAGAAAATGAGCAAGTAGCCATATTAATGAGGGGGCTACGAGGTCAAAATCTGAAGGATTCTCAGTTTGCAGATAACAATATTAAGCTTCGCCTAGTTGAGGTATGCGTGTAACACCTTTTATTAAGATTCTCACTGTTGGtatgttttttttgttgtgaaagCTCTCAGATGAGGCAGACCTCTATTTTAGTATAGTGTGAAACACTCTAACAGCAGTGTATACGGCTTAACTATCATGTATACCTATACTTCTGGTTTCAAGAGTGAACCGTTAACTTACTCTTGTAAAGGAATTCCAGTTTTATACATGATTCAGTTATGCTTTGACCATTATATGTTGCTAGCCATCATAAAGTTATGCATGGGCATTTACAAGCTCTCGTAGTAGCAGAGAAAGTTTCTTAACAAGGCAGAGAAGTCACAAAGATTATAAACTACTAAAAATTTTAGGTTATGTTTTTTATTGGATGCATATTTTTTGTTAGCCTCTTTGCCCAATGATCTTTAACCTGCTTTAAGGTTGATTATGCGTGGGCTATCGACTTAATAACCCAACTTCTACACATCACTGAACTTTTCAGTTTGGGACCACTATCCATAATTCCATATTTAAGCAAATTGTCAACACTATACTATTCATAGTTTCATACATACAGTTAGAAGTAGGACCACTAGTACTATGAGGTTTGAACTTTAGAATATTTTCCATGAGGCAGTGAAAGTTAGCAGATTACTTAGTAACTAAAAGGGAAGAAAAAGTGAATCCTGATGTTCCATTTATAGAAAAGGGTTAACAAAATGAAAGTTTGCTGATTATCAACAGAAGTTAAGTGATTGTTGCCTGCCTTTCTGTTTACTTCTAGAGTACATGATTTCCTCTGGCTAAAAGTTTTATTCTTACATATGTGCTGTGTTCGATTTCTTAAGGTTGATGAGAGCAGTGAGTTCCTGCCTTTAGTATATGAGCCTGCTAGCATTGCTGCATATTGGGGAAAAAGGCCAAATGCTGTTGCAACACGTATTGTGCAATTATTGTCTGTTGCTGGAGGTTTTCTTTCACGCATTGCCTCGGATGTAATAAACAAAAAAGTTAAAGAGGTGAGCCTTCAGCATCACACTTTTACCTATTATGCTACTTTTTATGTTCACTGACCAGCCGAGGAAAATAGTGCTAaaagttgtttttatttttatgtatgtaGTTGATACATAGGAACCAGAAGCCTAAGGCCCTTAGGCACTTCTTTATGATATCCTGGAGACCATTTACTTGAGAGTTTCAAGCAGGCAAGTCCCCAAATTGTGCCATAATTGGGAGCTTAGCCTAGCTTGGGGCTTTTCTAAGGCTATTTTTACTTGGCAGTGTCTGCATGTGTACATAGGCATGGCCTCTTTTTCTATTTACTGATCAGGGGATTCCCCATTTTGTTATATGTAACTCATTGATACATATTtctagttttattaattaaacattttttccCTATAAATGGTAAATGTGCACAAAGTGGGCgaaaaataaatatcatataCAACAGGTAAGAAGGTTTCACATTTACTAGCTACTGATAAAAATCAAGCAAAATGATAGTGATTGCGGTGTAGTAGCACTGTAGTTaactaattttaatatatagtcCAGATACTTATGATTGATAGACTGGACCCTGTTCTTTGACATGGTTATGTTTTTTACTTCATTGCTTGTATTACCTTCAGAGTGAGCTTAAAATGATGATCTACATCTACTTGTTGGTCTAcatttgtggtttttttttcaATGAAGCAAACACATAAAAATTCTGTCAGCAATTTTCAGTAAAttcttcattattttctttttgcatATCTTATGTCAAAAAAGGGGGAATGCACATTTTCTTAAAACAGTTCCTCAAAAACTATTCTATGCCTTTTGCATATCCTATAACCTTTTGATCTTTATCTTACCACTAGAATGAGGTTGCCCGAGCTATTGAACTGAGGGAGATTGTAACGTCCCTGGGTCCAGCGTATATTAAACTAGGGCAGGCATTAAGCATTCGACCTGATATACTATCACCAGTTGCAATGGTTGAGCTGCAAAAGCTTTGTGACAAGGTAAGGCTGAAGCTCCTTATTTACTACCAACAAAAATTCTTTTTCCTCTGAAGTTCCCCTGTGCTTCAATTTGCATACTATTAGTTAAATTCACTGAATTCTGTTCTCGGTAATGGCttatggattttttattttttattttagaaaaagatGGACTGAATTAGAAGTGATACGATTTGATAAGCTGGAGTCTCTGATAAATTCACAACTTTTATTTGGCATTAATGAGTAAATGGATTTCGTAGGTATTTGCATGCTGTCAACATCTTTGTGCTTTCCACACCGGAAGGATAAGTATTGGGTGGGCATGTATACACCAATGTATAGAGGGCATGTCTTTATAGGTTCTTGAACTATATAGCATTTATCCATATCTGACAGAAACCTGTTAATGTCCTGAGCATAAAgagaactctttttttttcttcttagtTTTATAGTGTTTACTTAGGAGCAGTATTGGATTTCATTAGTTGACCATATGCTTATACTATCTGGAATTCAAACATACATGAAATAGTGAATATCTTCTTGTCAAACAACAGGTATAACATCCATTAGGAGGAAAAGTAATTTGTATATGATACTATTGAGAGATTATTTTCTGAATTTAAGAATGAAGATTAATATCTATTAACTTGATAtgaatacaaaaacaaaattgcCAAACACTTCTGCCGTTGACTTCTTCATTAACATCTTCCCTGCAGGTTCCATCGTTTCCGGATGATGTTGCCATGgcccttcttgaggaggaactTGGACAGCCTTGGTATAACATCTATTCAGAACTTTCTCCCTCCCCAATTGCTGCTGGTAAACTCAGTTACCATTTAGCTTTACTATTTGTTTTGAAAGCTCTGGGATAATAAgttttcaaataattaatttatgtcTCTAGGTTTCTTTCATTAGGCTTTCCCCCTTTCTGAATGTAGTGCTGCATGTGCTCTATCTTTATACTTGTGTGTTTTCGCATGTTGTCTCCTTTTACCATAGGGGTAAAGTTCTGGGGAAGAATCCTTTGGCTCTTAATTCCTGCCAGGTTCTAAGGCGCATGTTTTTGCATTTATGGAAATTTGTTGGCAGCATCTCTAGGACAGGTGTATAAGGGCCGGCTCAAAGAGAATGGAGATTTGGTAGCTGTTAAAGTACAGAGACCATTTGTCCTTGAGACTGTTACAGTCGATTTATTCATTATTCGGAATTTGGGTCTATTTCTTAGGAAATTCCCACAGGTAATAGTTGTTAGTTACTGTTCACCATCTTGATGTCTTTCCTTTTGCTTTATGTGCTCAATGCTTGTTGCAATAATGACACTGTTCCCTTTTTATCTTCAAGATCTCAGTTGATGTGGTTGGATTAGTTGATGAATGGGCTGCTCGTTTCTTTGAAGAGCTTGATTACGTTAATGAGGGAGAAAATGGGACACTTTTTGCAGAGATGATGAAGAAAGACCTTCCCCAGGTAACTGACAATCTGACATCACTATCTGTCAGTATAACATTGACTTTTCATCTTTTCCACCTCAGCACACCCTGCCTCGCACACACCAACACAACGAGAAGAAATAGGAAATTAAGAAAAAGTGACCAATTTAGGCAGAAAAAACCACAGGCATAAATGAgcctttttttggttttgttttgtttctatTCTTTGACTCAAGAAATGAAGAGAGGTCTATGATCTTCCTTTTCCATATAGAAGAGCAAATAAGGTTTCTTAATGCTCGTGAGAGGAATACTTTGATGCTGCCTCagtttttaaaaatgcatatCTCTGATTTGGGAGACTTCTCTCAGGTTGTTATACCTGCAACATATCAAAAGTATACTTCAAGGAAGGTTCTTACAACACAGTGGATAGATGGAGAGAAACTATCACAAAGTACAGCAAGTGATGTTGGGGAGTTGGTAAATGTTGGTGTGATATGCTACCTTAAGCAggtaatatatttttgaaggtGTTTGTGATATTTTTGAAAGTACAAACTCTTCAAACCTATTAGTGCCTCTAACTTCTATTGAAACCTTGCCTTCTTGATATTACCAGCTGATTGGTTTATGATGTTTGTCAGTCACAGTTTGTGAAACATATCTTTGTTAGTATCATGTACATCATCTTACTGCTTTTCATTTTCTACAGCTGCTTGATACAGGTTTCTTCCATGCTGATCCTCATCCGGGGAATTTGATACGTACTCCAGATGGAAAGCTAGCTATACTTGATTTTGGTAAGAACTCACACTATAAGAGTACATTATGGAGAGTCATTCTAGGTTATACTTGATTCTGTATGAGATCCTTCCATGAGGATATTTTGCAGAAAATCTCATTCTAGAGTAAATGCAGCTTTCTGCTTTGACCTCTTGAGGTTTGGGAACGCTTTACTtgttttccttttgaaaattttcaatgttCAAATTAGTACGTCAACAAAAAAATGGTTGGGAGCATTAGAGTATCTTAAGATGCTTAATTTAGTAAGATGTTGAACTTTgcattaattttgaattattacaGCATGCTCTgagttgtttttaattttatttatttatttttttgggtaggCTTGGTTACAAAACTAACAGATGATCAAAAATATGGCATGATCGAAGCTATAGCTCACCTTATACACAGAGACTATGGTGCAATAGTCAAGGATTTTGTCAAGTTAGGTTTCATTCCAGAAGGGGTTAATTTGGAACCAATCTTGCCAGTGCTGGCAAAGGTTTTTGATCAGGCACTTGAAGGTGGAGGAGCAAAAAATATTAACTTCCAGGAGCTGGCATCTGATTTGGCACAAATAACATTTGATTATCCATTCAGAATACCCCCTTATTTTGCTCTAATCATTCGAGCAATAGGAGTTCTGGAGGGTATTGCCTTAGTGGGAAATCCTGACTTTGCCATTGTGGATGAAGCCTATCCATATATTGCACAGGTAGAGTATTAAGAGGCTGCTATTCGTGCTTTTTGAATACTCCATAATGTTTTGGAGAATCCACAATTTATTTGACTGAATCTCTTATTTTAATCTACAAAATATGTTACTTGTGCCAAAAAACAGAAAGTTCTATATCTGTATGTTTAAGTTTTCTATACTCTGAAGTTAACTCATACCTTTCTTATCAATACCAGAGACTCCTGACAGATGAATCTCCACGTTTGAGGAATGCTTTAAGATATACCATATATGGGAAATCTGGTGTTTTTGATGCTGAAAGATTTATAGATGTCATGCAAGCATTTGAGACTTTCATAACTGCAGCTAAGAGCGGAGGTGGGGAGAATTTGAATGGGAGAATGGCAGAACTTGGAATTATACAAACGCAACCAAATTATATGCTCCCCGTACTCCCATTGGCTGCGTCTGAAGGGATGCAACCTGTTAAAACTAGAGCAGCCTTGGGATTTCTAATTTCTGAAAAAGGGAACTTTTTCCGAGAATTTCTTTTGGATGAGGTATGTTTACGGATTGAAGTTTAGGGAAATGTTATTGCTgccttttataaataatatttgggtCATATATGTTGGATCAAATATCCAAGGAACCCTAAACATGCGTATACACATTGACTTTAAGCAGATTGTAAAAGGAATTGATGCAGTTACAAGGGAACAGTTGGTGCAAATAATGGCTTTACTTGGAATACAAAATGCATCTCCAGTATTCAGCATGGTTCCTACTTTAGGGCTTATCAAACCTGCTGCGCTTTTGCCAACAATAACTGAGGAGGACAAAGTCATATTGAACAATGTCCAGAAGATAGCTGATTTCTTAACAGCTGGAAGTGCAATTTCATCAAACCAGGTACATTTACCTTTTCTTCcctgaaaaaaaatattcattctatCTTCCATAGACCGTATATAGCACGGGACCTGGACTAGCTTGTGTTTATGATCTACTTAGGCAGTTGTATGGATTAATATTTAATCATAATACAAATTGTTTTTTGAATCATATACAAACATGGGCTAAATTTCAATTATTCATATCATCCTTCTTGCTTGTGGTCAAAGTGGAAAGTCTCAATACTAGTATGGTGCATAGCCATTTCAGACATTAGAAGATACTAATTGCTTTCCACATCTGCAAGGCATTGATTTAATATTATCTATTGggattttccaaaattatgaACTTCCATAGGTTTTTTCATAAAAATCAACTACTGTATTTTAAATTCCCTAGGTCTTTACCAAACAaggcttatagcttatttttagtcaaaataagctaaactctaaaataagctctaccaaacagagccataaCTACATGTAATGAATTGTTAAAATGTATGCAGAGAATATTGTTTACAGTTTGTTCAACCTAATTAGATGTGCAACATTGAGAATATTGAACTGCATGCATGTAATTTCCAACTAATGTGCAGGGTGTTGATGTTTCTCGGGCTATTCAAGAACTTCTCCCAGTGCTTCCAGGCCTTTCGGCTAAAGTGCTCCCCGAGGTGCTGAGTCGATTATCTTCCAGGGTATTCGCACGCTTGCTACGAGATACACTACTGTAACTCTAATTAATCCTTAACTTTCTTGCTCTAAACCACCTGCATTATATTGTGCACATTTGGTGATTCACATGCCTAGAGGCTAGAGTAGAGATTACACAAATACAGTATAGATTGACAATATATTGAATCCTCTCTGTATTCAAATAACAGAAAAATCTGTATAGTTCAATTAATGTAAAGCTTTAtgctaaaatcattttttttttcattttacattattCAATTATTGTGATTGTTGGCTGTTACCAGTACTAAAGTGCGCTAAGGTTTTAGCATTTTTAGGTTTCACTTGTGAATACAGGACTATGGCTGGTCCAGGAGGGTTGATGGTCTATCTGGTTATCTATGCCAGACCTGACTCGAATTGAGAAGTtctattggttttttttttttttgggtgtaaagGTTAGttcatataaattataattagtatAAATTGTTTTTAAGGATAATCCATGCCCGAAGAGTAAAAAGTAACTACGGAATAATTAGGTAATCATCCATCCAGAGTCTAACACAACCGTCATAGTAATGTGATTGGTGAGACATGCACACCCTTGGCAAAACTTGTTCCAACACCATaagattacaagtttaattTCTAGCGAGAGTGTCTATTTTAATTAGGCTGTAAGTTCTAGCGAGAGTGTCTATTCAAATTAAGTTGTAAGTATACTTGCAAATTGAGCCATTTGCGAGTTATAAATTTgagaataattttaaaaaaaattaagtcacCGAAAAAAGTCACCATTCGAGTTGCAATATAATTCTTGTCAAATTCtcgcatgtttggttggatggaaaatcaatTTGACTTTATTGGTTTTTTTGTCCTCTTGGTACTTCTACTTTATTGATGTTTGTTTATACTTTgtacttcttttttcttttttcaatggccatgtttggtaatacCGGTGAGTTGATTGGATTAGAGGGTATGagtagttgataatattagttgattgtagaaatgtgtttggtaaattagttgtcagtttatacttttttaatataattttttttttcaaaaaactaattgaaaaagttattttaagcagttttttaattttaacattttgaaattacaaaaaactgattaactaaacacttatatcgattttttaaccaagtcagacagctaataataattaaataaatcaaaattaactaataaactaactattttacttaaaaagggtcaatttgtacttttaaatatattgacaTAACAGTAAATTTCATGTCTTatgtgaaaaaatatataaatttacaagAATAAATATCGCCTcagttttttattcttttaaatggGGGAGAAACAAGAACAGTTAACGGTTTCTAGAAGTTATACACATTCGCACTTCCAACAACCTAATTTTCCTTTGATAGGTTTACTTTGTAGACAGTTATTTTCTTCTTGGGCAGGTAAAATATCTATTTGCTTTCGTAACTTGtagaaaaaaaatggagaaaaatagCAAGTATATCTGACAATTTGCAATCCGATATTTTAACACGATATAAAATTATACACCTACGCAACATATTAGTATTTTGTCTTCACATATTTCGGATCATTTCGGATCATTGACGAGTTGACTTGTTAAAATTTGTGTCTTAATGGGTCAACTCGTTTAGTATTagttatgatttttaaataaaaaattttcattttaggAATATTATGGTATGCTGTGaattaaatatgtttattattttgttgaatttaattgtattttttttaaagttaattttaaagctttattttcaaaattgaaaattatattaacatgtTTAACGTATTTTAAATGGATTATCGTGTCATATCATGTCGTGTAGACCCAAAACATGTTAACGTGTCaatatgtttataaaaaatatttgtgttttgaaCTCTAACATGCTAATTATAGCTGGTGGTGTTCATGTTTAGTTTTATAGTGTTCATGTAATTATAGTTTCAATCCTTAATGAACTTGTTTACATGAATTGAGAGTCTAAAATAGTAAGAGATCTAGTCATCTAGAAACTAACAGTAGATTTAAATAATTAGCAGTCGAGTCTTGATGGCAACTATGCACTAATTTCCTCTCTTGACTCAATCAAAGATTCTATAGATATGAATTCCTCCATCCCAAgttaaacatttatatttaattttgaccTCTAAATAATTTGTGCGACAAAAAGCTAAATTCTGTTCTCTTAATGGGGGATGACATACGAGACAGATAAGATTTatatctaaattatttaatatattttaggaAAGAATGTGTTTTTAGTCcatcaattatttattaattaattattataattttcttatttttgttgttgttgcaatatatttttataacatttcAACACCACCACCGTACCATaaccaccgccaccaccactaccaccaccatcacATTATCAATACGTCACCACCACCAATTTACTACCGCCACCAACACCACCATCACTACCACCACTGCCAccgcacaaccaccaccaccactactactgccacaccactaccaccatttcgaaaatgaaccaaacggacaaaaaatgtaatttttaactttcaacCAAACAGAACAAGGTCGATAATTGTTTGACATTCAATCAAACACTATaaaattcctttaaaaaaaaaacactataaaattaaaatattttttaaaaataagtcattttctggaaattaattttttctgaaaaatatttttcagattttcaaaTGGACtctagaaattaaataaagtcACATATATAACTAAGAGACTAAATTAATCATTGTAGGATACTTGAAAGATTAAAATGATCACTCcctaattattatatatcttattttcattaaaaagaAACTACGGAgtataccaattttggtcccacgactattagcaaaatgacaattttggtccacatgtttcatttctaccaattttggtcccatgactattgttttagtaccaattttcatcaacgactattattttagtgccaaaattcatcgcgccggtcacccatccgtttaaaacgtgtaaaaatctaaaattgttaagcgtattttcatcattttcaacttaatatcttaatttgagtatgaataaatggatttaagtcctaaaatcgatcaaaattcgcagttttcttcctcattttaccttaatctGAGGAGgaaaattgtgaattgtgatcgatcttagggcttaaatctttTTCTTCATGCTCAAatttgggatattgagttgaaaaggacgaaaataccttcaaaaattttagatttcgacacgttttaaacggatgggtgaccggcgcgatgaattttggcactaaaacagtagtcgtgggaccaaaattggtactaaacaatagtcatgggaccaaaattggtagaaatgaaacatgtggaccaaaattgtcattttgctaatagtcgtgggaccaaaattggtatttccTCCTAAAAAAGTTTAGATCTTTTATTTTACTCGCGAGTCGTGAACTTCCTTCATGCGAAATGttagatttattatttgtacGTATAGGGATGAAAGTAGAAAAAGATTGGCTAAGACACGTTGTCATAATGTAGGCGGTGGGCTGGGGGCACAAAACCCAACAAATGAAAGAACCTAGACTCTTTTCCGTCCACCTTCATCATCTACTTCCTCTGATCCAATACTATACGCATTTTCCCCTCTTCACACCATTGGTCATCGGAAACTGTCTGCTTCTTCTCTCCTCATTTCTCATTTCCTCATTCTGTGTTTCTCTGCAATTGCATACGCAATTCGTTCATTAGACTGCCTGTCTGATTCtgtgtatctatatatatatatacatatacatacagaGAGAGAAAGAGTGCGTGTGTGAGAGAGATGAAGAACAATAGCTGTTCTAGAAAAGGAGGCAAAATGATGGAGGATTTTCAAGCTATTCACAAGCTTCCTCACGGCGATAGTCCCTACGTCAGAGCAAAATATGCTCAGGTAAACGCGTTCTCCACTCTCTGTAGCCGTAGTTGTGAATGAAAATATGTGTATCCCATATGCACGTACCTGTGtatatacatgtgtatgtgtatctGTAACTGCATGATTGTAACTACAGTCCGTGTTGCACATTTTTGATGTTCTAATGGCAATCTATCCGTTTCAGTGGATTGGAATGCCGAGAAGTTTAAATAGATCGATCTTAGATGAATTGAATGCTACTTTGATTTGTAATGATGTGTTGAATTGAAATTCTATTAAATCTCGGTGAAGGTTTGAGAATTGTGTATAGATAAATAGATAATGGCTGCAATGCTTGAAAACAGGACGGATTGCAATCCTGGTTTGTGATTATTGGTgaattttaaacaaatacaGTAAGTGCATAGTTTATGCTTTCCTGAATCGCAGTATATTCTTCGCCTAATTCAATTTCCATGTAACTTGCAGCTAGTTGATAAAGATCCAGACGCTGCTATAGTGCTATTTTGGAAGGCAATTAATGCAGGAGATAGGGTTGATAGCGCGCTGAAAGACATGGCAGTAGTTATGAAACAACAGGACAGGGCTGAAGAGGCAATTGAAGCTATTAAGTCCTTTAGGGGCCGCTGTTCCAGGCAAGCTCAGGAATCCCTGGATAATGTTCTTATCGATTTGTACAAGGTATGATATGGTGAAGAGTGATATTGAGAACAAAGTTTTTCGGTTTTTCTTGCTTAAAGTTACTATGGTTTTTATGTATTAAGACTGTGTTTGTCATGGATTTGGCAGAAATGCGGACAATTAGATGAGCAGATCCAACTGCTGAAGCAGAAGTTGCAAATGATTTACCAAGGAGAAGCATTCAATGGAAAACCTACCAAGACAGCTCGCTCCCATGGGAAGAAATTCCAAGTTACAATCAAGCAAGAGACCACAAGAATACTGGTACTTCATTGCACTTTTAGACTTCTGCAACACTTCCTTCAATCTCCCCCAATTTTGTTAAAACTGTTTGAGGTGCACATGAGATCCAATTGATATATTTGTCAATGGAAATAACAATGCAGGGTAATTTGGGTTGGGCCTACATGCAGCAAATGAAATATGCAGCTGCTGAGATTGTTTATCGCAAAGCACAGGAAATAGATCCGGATGCCAATAAAGCGTGTAATTTATGCCTCTGCCTTATCAAACAAGTGAAATATAAAGAAGCAAGATATGTGCTCGATGGCGTTTTGCAAGGGAAACTTTCTGGTTCAGACGATCCCAAGTCTGTGGGTCGCGCTGGGGAACTGTTGCAGGAG
Coding sequences within it:
- the LOC116026170 gene encoding uncharacterized protein LOC116026170, yielding MDAASQLVFCGIDPMRCTSLPSRTVSVPFLKAASNRRSFPRIRRRNAVVRAIATEPKPSDTKPSPSNTSSSRPVNGFPKPVNGVSTRMQDVSQEIKRVRAQMEENEQVAILMRGLRGQNLKDSQFADNNIKLRLVEVDESSEFLPLVYEPASIAAYWGKRPNAVATRIVQLLSVAGGFLSRIASDVINKKVKENEVARAIELREIVTSLGPAYIKLGQALSIRPDILSPVAMVELQKLCDKVPSFPDDVAMALLEEELGQPWYNIYSELSPSPIAAASLGQVYKGRLKENGDLVAVKVQRPFVLETVTVDLFIIRNLGLFLRKFPQISVDVVGLVDEWAARFFEELDYVNEGENGTLFAEMMKKDLPQVVIPATYQKYTSRKVLTTQWIDGEKLSQSTASDVGELVNVGVICYLKQLLDTGFFHADPHPGNLIRTPDGKLAILDFGLVTKLTDDQKYGMIEAIAHLIHRDYGAIVKDFVKLGFIPEGVNLEPILPVLAKVFDQALEGGGAKNINFQELASDLAQITFDYPFRIPPYFALIIRAIGVLEGIALVGNPDFAIVDEAYPYIAQRLLTDESPRLRNALRYTIYGKSGVFDAERFIDVMQAFETFITAAKSGGGENLNGRMAELGIIQTQPNYMLPVLPLAASEGMQPVKTRAALGFLISEKGNFFREFLLDEIVKGIDAVTREQLVQIMALLGIQNASPVFSMVPTLGLIKPAALLPTITEEDKVILNNVQKIADFLTAGSAISSNQGVDVSRAIQELLPVLPGLSAKVLPEVLSRLSSRVFARLLRDTLL
- the LOC116023087 gene encoding protein SULFUR DEFICIENCY-INDUCED 2-like; amino-acid sequence: MKNNSCSRKGGKMMEDFQAIHKLPHGDSPYVRAKYAQLVDKDPDAAIVLFWKAINAGDRVDSALKDMAVVMKQQDRAEEAIEAIKSFRGRCSRQAQESLDNVLIDLYKKCGQLDEQIQLLKQKLQMIYQGEAFNGKPTKTARSHGKKFQVTIKQETTRILGNLGWAYMQQMKYAAAEIVYRKAQEIDPDANKACNLCLCLIKQVKYKEARYVLDGVLQGKLSGSDDPKSVGRAGELLQELGRFEPGKYASPSPSPPTGVSLEDAFVEGLDQLMNQWAPFRSRRLPIFEEISPQRDQLAC